Within Acetonema longum DSM 6540, the genomic segment TATGTATCGTACACCAAAGCCCGGCCCTTGTCAACGAAAACCCTGAACCCCTTTATTCTTCTTCAGTGGCGCCAAGGAGTTGTTCGGCCTCAGCCGCCGGCAGCTCCTGCACGCTTCTCAATTTTTTGGCAATAACCCGGGAGCGGGTGGCGGCAGTGTCAATGGATTTGCTGGCTGCATCCAGTTTGTCACGGGTTTTTTCCAAAATATCGCCGAATTTGCCGAACTCGGTTTTAACCGCCCCCAATACCGCCCAGACTTCACTCGAGCGTTTTTCAATCGCCAGGGTGCGGAAGCCCATCTGCAGGCTGTTCAGTAAGGCCGCCAAAGTAGTAGGTCCGGTTACATTGACCCGGTACTCCCGCTGCAGCAATTCACACAGGCCGGGTCGGCGCAGTACTTCGGCGAACAGACCCTCCACCGGCAGAAACATGATGGCGAAATCTGTGGTGTTAGGCGGATCCAGGTACTTATCCCGGATATCTCTGGCTTCCCCTTTAATCCTATGCTCCAGCTGCTTGGCGGCCTCTTCGGCCAAAACAGGATTGCCGGCTTCCATAGCCTCCAGCAAACGCTGATAGTCTTCCTGGGGGAACTTGGCGTCTATGGGCAGCCAAACTTCCCCGGCATCCCGGCCAGGCAGCTTGACGGCAAATTCCACCCGTTCGCCTGATCCTTTTTTGGTCGCCACATTGGTGGCATACTGGTCGGGGGTCAACATTTGCTCCAAGAGACCCGCCAGCTGCATTTCGCCCCAGATGCCGCGATTTTTCACATTGGTCAGAACTTTTTTCAGATCCCCGACCCCGGCCGCCAGGACCTGCATTTCTCCCAGCCCCTTATGGACCTGCTCCAGGCGTTCACTGACCAGCTGAAAGGACTCGCTCAGCCGTTTTTCCAGCGTGGCATGCAGTTTTTCATCCACTGTCGCCCGCATCAGCTCCAGTTTTTGACTATTATCTTCCTGCAAAAGATGCAGCTTGCTTTCCACCGTTTCCCGCATCCGGTCCAGTTTGATCTCGGTTGTTTGATCCAGGCCCTGCAGCTGTCGGCCGAATGTGTCCAGCTGATTTTTTTGCAAAGTAGCAATATCGATCAGACGAGCGGATAAAGATTCGCCAAAACTCTTCAGGCTGCGGCTTTGCTCCTCCCGG encodes:
- a CDS encoding DNA recombination protein RmuC, giving the protein MEFWIYLLTGGNILTLILVAYLVMRRSEPDISRHLLPVEKSQERMERSLRDEIGRNREEQSRSLKSFGESLSARLIDIATLQKNQLDTFGRQLQGLDQTTEIKLDRMRETVESKLHLLQEDNSQKLELMRATVDEKLHATLEKRLSESFQLVSERLEQVHKGLGEMQVLAAGVGDLKKVLTNVKNRGIWGEMQLAGLLEQMLTPDQYATNVATKKGSGERVEFAVKLPGRDAGEVWLPIDAKFPQEDYQRLLEAMEAGNPVLAEEAAKQLEHRIKGEARDIRDKYLDPPNTTDFAIMFLPVEGLFAEVLRRPGLCELLQREYRVNVTGPTTLAALLNSLQMGFRTLAIEKRSSEVWAVLGAVKTEFGKFGDILEKTRDKLDAASKSIDTAATRSRVIAKKLRSVQELPAAEAEQLLGATEEE